One Mastacembelus armatus chromosome 10, fMasArm1.2, whole genome shotgun sequence DNA window includes the following coding sequences:
- the cysltr1 gene encoding cysteinyl leukotriene receptor 1 yields the protein MQPQMAQLNLSKSVEGNSTDCPSIDDFRNQVYSTSYSLITVLGLFGNGFALAVLIRSYRQSSPFHVYMLNLAVSDLLCVMTLPLRVLYYVNKGQWNHGDFLCRISSYTLYVNLYCSIYFMAAMSITRFLAIVFPVQNLRLVTETRSRLVCVGIWLFSCLSSSPFLMSGQHFDHNTNKTKCFEPPQGGPLQKLVMMNYLSLVIGFALPFLVILLCYAGIVRTLLSRTHAARRQRSTDSRAIRMIVIVLLTFFISFMPYHVQRTLHLNFLSRTDTNCSEKIAMQKSVVVTLCLAAANSCFDPLLYFFSGEGFRSRLSSMRQSFTASGLQHAARLKRGLQSGENHQVKDG from the coding sequence ATGCAACCACAGATGGCACAATTAAATTTGTCAAAGAGCGTAGAGGGAAACTCTACTGACTGTCCGTCCATTGATGACTTCCGCAACCAGGTCTACTCCACCTCCTACTCTCTCATCACTGTATTGGGACTATTTGGAAACGGCTTTGCCCTGGCAGTGCTGATCAGATCGTACCGTCAGAGCTCCCCCTTTCATGTCTACATGTTGAACCTGGCCGTTTCTGATTTGCTGTGTGTCATGACACTGCCACTGCGAGTTCTCTACTATGTTAACAAGGGCCAGTGGAACCATGGAGATTTTCTTTGTCGCATCAGCTCCTACACCCTCTATGTAAACCTCTACTGCAGTATCTACTTCATGGCTGCCATGTCCATCACACGTTTCTTGGCCATTGTTTTTCCTGTGCAGAATCTGCGGTTGGTGACAGAGACCCGATCACGCCTGGTCTGTGTGGGGATCTGGCTGTTTAGTTGTCTATCGTCCTCTCCCTTCCTGATGTCTGGCCAGCATTTTgatcacaacacaaataaaaccaagTGCTTTGAGCCTCCACAGGGTGGACCTTTACAGAAACTAGTCATGATGAATTATTTGTCTCTGGTAATAGGCTTTGCCCTGCCCTTCCTGGTGATCCTACTCTGCTATGCTGGCATAGTCCGCACGCTACTGTCTCGCACCCATGCTGCCCGACGCCAGCGGAGCACAGACAGCAGAGCCATCCGTATGATTGTCATTGTCCTCTTGACCTTCTTCATCTCCTTCATGCCTTACCATGTGCAACGCACACTCCACCTGAACTTCCTGTCCCGGACTGACACCAACTGCTCAGAAAAAATTGCCATGCAGAAGTCTGTTGTGGTGACGCTGTGCCTTGCTGCAGCCAACTCTTGTTTTGATccactgctttattttttctctggAGAGGGTTTTCGCAGCCGCTTGTCCTCTATGCGCCAATCATTTACAGCAAGTGGCCTGCAGCATGCAGCTAGGCTGAAGCGTGGCTTACAGTCTGGAGAAAACCACCAGGTGAAGGACGGTTAA
- the LOC113144274 gene encoding endothelin receptor type B-like, which translates to MRALVALLCLLMVVVVGASRVVRSSEGELETSESPKNNASMPFLPPQPSRPRGSIPPMCIKPTEIKHAFKYVNTIVSCLIFVVGIIGNSTLLRIIYKNKCMRNGPNVLIGSLALGDLLYIIIAIPINVFKLIAEDWPFGVYICKLMPFIQKASVGITVLSLCALSIDRYHAVTSWSRVKGMGIPLWKAVEVTLIWLVAVVLAVPEALAFDMLELPYRGNKLRVCLLHPKQTTSFLKLYQDVKDWWLFGFYFCFPLACTGIFYTLMTCEMLSRKKGMRIALNDHMKQRREVAKTVFCLVLIFALCWLPLHLSRILKKTIYDQNDPNRCELLSFLLVMDYIGINMASLNSCINPIALYFVSQKFKNCFQSCLCCWCYRASPLDERGSGGRWKGSCHGNGLHRSSSRSSSSQKYTISS; encoded by the exons ATGAGGGCCCTAGTTGCTCTGCTGTGTCTCCTGATGGTTGTGGTGGTTGGAGCTTCCAGGGTCGTCCGCAGTTCAGAGGGTGAGCTTGAAACTTCAGAATCCCCCAAGAACAATGCCTCCATGCCATTTCTGCCCCCACAGCCAAGCCGACCGCGGGGCTCCATCCCCCCCATGTGTATAAAGCCCACAGAGATCAAACATGCTTTCAAGTATGTGAACACCATTGTGTCCTGCCTGATATTCGTGGTGGGGATCATCGGCAACTCAACACTGCTCAGGATCATATATAAGAACAAGTGTATGAGGAATGGGCCAAACGTCCTGATTGGCAGCCTGGCACTGGGGGACCTGTTGTATATCATCATTGCCATCCCCATCAATGTGTTTAAG CTAATAGCTGAGGACTGGCCATTCGGGGTGTACATCTGTAAGCTGATGCCGTTCATCCAGAAAGCTTCAGTGGGAATCACAGTCCTCAGCCTGTGTGCCCTCAGTATTGACCG ctACCATGCGGTGACGTCATGGAGCAGAGTGAAGGGGATGGGGATCCCTCTGTGGAAAGCAGTGGAGGTGACTCTGATCTGGCTGGTTGCTGTGGTGCTGGCGGTCCCAGAGGCGCTGGCATTCGACATGTTGGAGTTGCCATACAGAGGCAATAAGCTGCGTGTCTGCTTGCTGCATCCAAAACAGACCACTAGCTTTTTGAAG TTATACCAGGACGTAAAAGACTGGTGGCTGTTTGGCTTCTACTTCTGCTTTCCACTGGCCTGCACAGGAATCTTCTACACACTCATGACCTGTGAGATGCTCAGTCGTAAAAAAGGCATGCGGATCGCACTCAATGACCACATGAAACAG CGGAGGGAAGTAGCGAAGACAGTGTTCTGCCTGGTGTTGATTTTTGCTCTATGCTGGTTGCCACTCCATCTTAGCCGTATTCTGAAGAAAACTATCTATGACCAAAACGACCCCAACCGCTGTGAACTGCTCAG TTTCCTGTTAGTGATGGATTACATTGGCATCAACATGGCCTCCCTCAACTCCTGCATAAACCCCATAGCCCTCTACTTTGTCAGCCAGAAGTTTAAAAACTGCTTCCAG TCTTGCCTGTGCTGCTGGTGCTACAGAGCATCTCCCCTTGACGAACGAGGGTCCGGAGGACGCTGGAAAGGCTCTTGCCACGGGAATGGTCTACACCGCTCCAGCTCCCGTTCCAGCTCCAGTCAGAAATACACAATCTCTTCATAA